GATTTATTGGATCGCCTCGGGTTTAAGACGAATCGGGAAAGAAAAACATGCTCCAATATAGAGGAAGTAATAGCTTATATAGTAGAATGGACGGAACAACGTCCAAACTTAGCCTATGATATTGATGGAATTGTCGTTAAGGTGGATTCCCTTGAACAGCAGGATGAATTAGGTTTTACTGCAAAAAGTCCGCGATGGGCAATTGCTTATAAATTCCCAGCTGAAGAAGTCATTACAACCCTAAGGGATATCGAGCTGAATGTCGGCCGTACGGGTGTATTGACTCCGACCGCCGTTTTGGATCCCGTTCGGGTAGCAGGTACGACTGTGCAGCGAGCTTCACTTCATAACGAAGACTTAATCCGTGAAAAGGACATCAGAATCGGAGATCAAGTGGTCGTGAAAAAAGCGGGTGATATCATTCCAGAGGTGGTCAATGTACTGGCAGAGCGCCGTACAGGGGAAGAAGTCGAGTTTAAGATGCCGACTGAGTGCCCGGAATGCAACAGTGAACTTGTCCGGCTGGAAGGGGAGGTTGCTTTACGCTGCATCAACCCGAAGTGTCCTGCCCAAATAAGGGAAGGCTTGATTCACTTTGTTTCCCGTACAGCAATGAATATAGACAGTCTTGGTGAAAAAGTGATTAGCTTGTTGTTTAAAGAAGAACTCATACAAGATGTGGCTGATATTTATAAGCTTACATACGATCAACTGATTGCTTTGGAAAGGATGGGGGATAAATCCGTCAATAAACTTCTTCAAGCAATAGAAGCTTCGAAAACCAATTCGTTGGAAAAATTACTATTCGGGCTGGGCATTCGCCATGTTGGTTCAAAAGCGGCCAAGACGCTGGCACGGGAGTTCGGGACGATGGAAGCATTAAGCAAGGCGAGCCGTGAAGACCTAACGGCCATTAATGAAATAGGTGATAAGATGGCCGATTCCATCGTAGCCTATTTTGAGTTGGAAGAAGTCCATGCGTTACTGAATGAATTGGAAGCAGCCGGTGTGAACCTTACTTTTAAAGGGCCAAGAGCTGTTGCTATTGAAGAAATCGATTCCGCTTTTGCCGGTAAAACAGTCGTTTTAACGGGTAAATTGCATCAGTTAACACGTAACGAAGCAAAAGAGAAATTAGAGGCGCTAGGAGCTAATGTTGCTGGAAGTGTCAGCAAGAAAACCGATTTGGTCATAGCTGGCGAAGATGCCGGTTCCAAACTGGAAAAAGCGGAAAGCCTAGGCGTCATGGTATGGGATGAAGAGAGACTGATTGAGGAACTAAATAAATAAGAGGTGTAGCTATGAGGAAACACTCTATTTTGGGGATGATTCTTATACTGCTTCTTGCTGGATGTGCGCCTAGTTTTGAGGAAAAGCAAGAGGTAGTTCAAGACTCCAAAGACAAAAAAGAAACAGCAATTATTCCGAAGTATAAAATTTCGGAAGAATACTATCAAACAATCCTACCGTTTGAACCATCAAAAGCACGCGGTTTGGTCGTATCCAATCTAAATACCCGATATGACATTGAAGAATTCGAAAATGGATTGATGCGGTTGGCCCAAACGCAATTCGACCCGGAAGATTACCTGTTTCAAGAGGGGCAAATGCTGGATAGTTCCACGATATCTTCCTGGCTGAACAGAAAATATACCGATAGTCAGTTGAAAGAAAAGAAGATGAAGGCCTCAGAGAACCTTGGCTTGAATCCGGTTGATCCAGGTAAAGGAGACATTGATAAGCGGAATGAAGAAAATCCAATTTATCTTGCTCATATTTTAGAACATAATTACTTGGTAAAAACAAAGGATAATTCGGTGAGCCTTGGCGGGGTTGTTATAGGTCTTGCTTTGAATTCAGTGCATTACTATCAAAAAGAGGCATTCGGTGCCACCTATGAAAATAAAATCGATAGTAAAAAGCTAAAGCAAGAAGGGGAGAAAATTGCTGCAGAAGTCTTAAAAAGGCTGCGTAAAATGGACAAGCTGAAAAATGTTCCGATTACGATTGCCTTATTCGAGCAAAATGAAAAATCCTCAGTAGTCCCTGGGAATTTCATTTCCTATACAAATATCGATAAAAACTCTGACAATATTGGAAAATGGACGAACTTGAATGAAGAGTATTTCCTATTTCCTTCTGCTAGTGCTGAAAAAAAATATCGTGATGACGTCAATACTTTCACGAACTTTAAAGAAGATGTCGAAGAATACTTCCCTAACTTTAACGGAGTCATTGGCAGGGCGTTCTATATGGATGATCAATTGCAAAGTCTGAACATCGATATCCCCATTCAATTTTATGGGAACTCGGAAGCGATCGGCTTTACCCAATATGTTGCCGGGCTTGTAATGGAACGTTTCCCGAACTACATTGCCGTACAGGTATCCATTACCTCTGTTAATGGACCTGAAGCGCTCATAGTCCGTGAAGCAAATCAAGACGAACCAACTGTGCATATATACGAATGAAAAAAGATGAAGCTTAACGGCTTCATCTTTTTTGTGAACCGCTTTAAAATTTGGATCTATTTTTTGTGATTTTCAAAATAGCCTTTA
The DNA window shown above is from Peribacillus sp. FSL P2-0133 and carries:
- the ligA gene encoding NAD-dependent DNA ligase LigA, whose translation is MDLQAAEKKVLELQTLLNQYSYEYYVMDQPSVPDAEYDRLLRELIEYEEEFPELQTADSPTQRVGGAILDMFEKVEHTTPMLSLGNAFNESDLRDFDRKVRQSVGDDFSYVCELKIDGLAVTLQYENGYFVRGATRGDGTIGEDITANLKTIKSIPLKLREPVAIEVRGEAFMPKKSFESLNKAKEERGEEPFANPRNAAAGSLRQLDPKLAAKRNLDIFLYAIANFGETGVRSHSEGLDLLDRLGFKTNRERKTCSNIEEVIAYIVEWTEQRPNLAYDIDGIVVKVDSLEQQDELGFTAKSPRWAIAYKFPAEEVITTLRDIELNVGRTGVLTPTAVLDPVRVAGTTVQRASLHNEDLIREKDIRIGDQVVVKKAGDIIPEVVNVLAERRTGEEVEFKMPTECPECNSELVRLEGEVALRCINPKCPAQIREGLIHFVSRTAMNIDSLGEKVISLLFKEELIQDVADIYKLTYDQLIALERMGDKSVNKLLQAIEASKTNSLEKLLFGLGIRHVGSKAAKTLAREFGTMEALSKASREDLTAINEIGDKMADSIVAYFELEEVHALLNELEAAGVNLTFKGPRAVAIEEIDSAFAGKTVVLTGKLHQLTRNEAKEKLEALGANVAGSVSKKTDLVIAGEDAGSKLEKAESLGVMVWDEERLIEELNK
- a CDS encoding CamS family sex pheromone protein; protein product: MRKHSILGMILILLLAGCAPSFEEKQEVVQDSKDKKETAIIPKYKISEEYYQTILPFEPSKARGLVVSNLNTRYDIEEFENGLMRLAQTQFDPEDYLFQEGQMLDSSTISSWLNRKYTDSQLKEKKMKASENLGLNPVDPGKGDIDKRNEENPIYLAHILEHNYLVKTKDNSVSLGGVVIGLALNSVHYYQKEAFGATYENKIDSKKLKQEGEKIAAEVLKRLRKMDKLKNVPITIALFEQNEKSSVVPGNFISYTNIDKNSDNIGKWTNLNEEYFLFPSASAEKKYRDDVNTFTNFKEDVEEYFPNFNGVIGRAFYMDDQLQSLNIDIPIQFYGNSEAIGFTQYVAGLVMERFPNYIAVQVSITSVNGPEALIVREANQDEPTVHIYE